The genome window aattattattattattttttttaatgtgaaaTTTAATCGCAACACGTCTTTCAGTTGTAGCGAATTTTTAAACCTAACACATGAACATCGCAAGTCAAATAAATTGAAGTATGTGTGGCCGTTGAGTTTCACACATAAAACAATCTTCTTTGATTAAGGTTTTATTGTAGAATCAATAGGGAGGAATGACACAACTCAGCATCTCTGTCTGTACTTTGGTGAGCTATCAGCTATTGGTTGACTTTACAGCGTGAAGTACAATGTCCATGATGGGCTGCATACGTGTGTGGTGGGGACCAGTTGTGCAATTTAGAATCTTTCTCACCCAATGAGGTAGCTTGGACTGgaattataatatattcttaatTTCCCAaggaaagatggaactttggaatTGTGGTGGGGAGGAGAAGGGGAGAAGGAACTCTCTGTGACTAGGAAACAACTACCTCTGCAACTCAGAGCACTTTTCTGAGGTTGTTTGTTGTATTGTAGTTGCAGATAGCTTTTTAGGGGTTTATGCAGAAACTAGTGTCtaaataaaccaagaaaaaataaataaaacccactTGACTTGTGGTTGGTATCTCCAAGAATCTTCACACAGTGAGTTGTTcttattcctttttcttttctgttgctTTTTCTGGGTCTCAGAAACTGGATTGCTTCTTGTATTGTGAAGTGAAATGCTTGAATTCTCAATTGGAATTTTGACTGTAAGTGAATGAAagattcttcctttttttgtttctgggtaAAACGGTTGGTACAAGATTTGACCCACCTCTTAAGAATATGTGGAAAGTgggatttatttaatttcttctgTTTTTGCCTACTGATTTGAACCATTGATATTGGAAGATTTGATGGTTCTATGGTCATTGACTCGTATGGAATTTCTATTAGTGGAAAGGAGAATCTAATCTTGGTACAAtaactaatatatatatttacagtTTAATTCCTGTTGCTTTGCTTTTGTTTAGTTATTACTTTACCTTGTTAATTCTATGAGAAGAGTTGTTTGcaatttcttttgttctttgttgtactcggaaatttttttttaatgattttggggaaTCCAAACAGACTCGGATTTGAAGGCCGGACGCTCAAGAATTGAATTCTTGCCAAGATTAATGAGTTTTGGAACCTACAAGTTGGGGGATAATCCGGAAAGTGAGGCTTCTGCAATGGATGATGGTGTTCTGTCACCAGCTACCATGTTGGGAGCTCAACCTGATTCTGCCACGGATTTAGATTTCATGGACGAACTCTTCTTGGAGGGATGCTGGTTGGAAACCACATATGGACCTGAGTTTCCTAATCAGAGCCTTCCCAGTACTGCTGCCCCCTTGAACCCCTCGTTTTTTTGGCATACGTTGGAGACCAATGGCAATATGGCCATGAACACGTCTCACAACAGTAATCAAGAGGAGATGCAACGACCATTCCTTAAACAACTTGTAGAAGGTCCTGTGAATCCTCAGTCTCCTAGAGAGGATATGATAAAAGATGCTGTGGCGTACTCTGGTCAATCAGTGGATCCTACAATTGAAGGTCGTGAATTTAGCAGAAGGTGGTGGATTGGTCCCACTGGAAATGAAGGTTTTGCATCATCTGTGACGGAGAGATTAATGAGGGCTCTCGTGAACATTGGAGAGGTAATGAGAAACAAAGATGTTCTTGTACAAGTATGGGTGCCAGTGAACAGAGGGGGTAGACGTGTTTTAACAATGAATGAACTTTTCTATCTTGATTCTAGCTGTTCCAGGCTCGCTAAATATCGAGACATCTCTGCTAATTACCAGTTTGCAACTGGGGAGGATTCAACAGAAATGGTTATGGGGTTGCCTGGCCGGGTTTTCTCAGGTATGATTCCTGAGTGGACTCCTGATGTTCGATACTTTAGACATGATGAATATCCACGGGTTGGCCATGCTCAACAGTATAATGTAAGTGGAACTCTAGCCCTTCCCATCTTTGAACAAGGTAGTAGGACTTGCTTGGGCGTTATTGAGGTTGTTACGACCGACCAGAAGATAAAATATCAACCTGACATTGACAGCGTTTGCAAGGCACTTGAGGTCTGTGCTCTTTCCTTGTATcaaaatttcattcatttggccTTCATCCTTTCACGTCATTGCAATAGGCACTTGGAGTTTATTAGGTTTGTTATGAAAATTGACAAATAATATTACAAGAGTTGACATCAATCAAAGTCCCATCAGTCTTAGAGATGACATCAATCAAAGTCCCATCAGTCTTAGGGGCATCCTTATGCCAAATCGAACTGTATATGTGGCATCTAACTTAACATTGTAAAGGTTCTTGCTTTATCTTCTTTTGTGTTCATGATAATGAAGCAAGTTTCTCTTTTGTTAATCCTCAAACACTGTTTTCCAAACCGAGAGAATAGTTAAAGAATTAAACTTAAACTACGGGAATGAAAGCAACCCTATCTCAACAGATACTCCGTCCCACCCATGAATTGGAAACTCAATTCTGTTGTTTACCCCTATGAGCTTCTGAATCAGTGCACATAAACACCAATTTGAGGATGGAAATATGAGTAGAAACCTCTTTTTTTTCGTTCCTGTGCTTATTTTCATTCAATTTACTTAGATAAACCTTCATAGGTCCATGCTGCTAGATAAAAGACTTTTGAATTTCATATCACAGGGGCATATAATTAGTTGTAAACTGTTCGCATGAATCTTGTTTTCTGATGTAGACAAGCTTTAAAATTTGCAGGCTGTTGATCTTCGAAGTTCTAGAAATTTGAGTACTCAAAATGTAAAGGTAAATGGATAATTACCCTGAAGGAAGATTGATTTATCACATATTAGTATATTCTGATTTTTGTTCTAAGGTCATTTGGTGGATTATCTTAGCAGGGGTGTGACAAGCCCTTCCACGCTGCATTACCCGAGATCCAAGAGGTCTTGAGATCCGCATGTGAGACGCACAAATTGCCCTTGGCACAAACCTGGATGTCATGCATCCAACAAGGTAAAGATGGGTGCCGACATACTGACGACAACTACGTCCACTGTGTTTCAACTGTGGAGCATGCTTGTCATGTGGCTGATCCTTGTATCCAGAGTTTTCATGAAGCGTGCTCTGAGCATCACTTGCTAAGAGGCCAAGGCATCGTTGGGAGAGCTTTTATGACCAATCAGCCATGCTTCTCAGATGACATAACTTCCTTTGTCAAGACAGAGTATCCTCTATCTCACCATGCCAGGATGTTTGATTTGCATGCAGCTGTTGCAATACGTCTGCGGAGCATTGACACTGGTTCAACTGATTTTGTCCTGGAGTTCTTCTTGCCAGTGGAGTGCAGGGATCCTGAAGAACAGGAAAAGATGCTTACATCACTGTCCTTGGTTATGCAACAGACATGCCGGAGCTTACGGGTTGTCACAGACAAGGAAGTTGAGGAGGAAACTAATTTTCATGTCAGTGAGGTGATAGCTCGGTCAGATCCTGGACCAAGTAATATTTCTTGTTTCACAGAGGTCCAACAGAATGGTAAGGATGTCTCAATGttcccaaaccaaaaaccaCGCAAGGTGCTGAGTGTGAAATTGTCGAAGTTAAGGCAGCATCAAGAAGATTCAAACCTAAAAGGTGGTGTTGAGTGTGGACAAGAGTTTTCTGCTCTAGGTGAGGGTAGCTTTTCAAGTGTTGGTGTGAGTAAGACAAGAGAGAAAAGACGTACCAAGGCAGAAAAAGATATCAACTTTGAAGTTCTTCGCAAATATTTTTCCGGTAGTCTAAAAGATGCTGCAAAGAGTATTGGAGGTAAGAATTTCTTTTGATAAACCTGCTTCCTGTTTGATGTTTTAGTTGTGAATATTTGCATGGCATTTTGGTGGCCTTCAGAGTAATGGGACTGCTGTGTATACTTGATGCAATTTATAATTGTTTTACTTGTGCAATCTGTATGGTGTACGTATGCACCTTGCAATCTTCTGAAATTAAgtttgttgtgctaggatagcaccaaaccttatggaaccaactcttgataacccacaggaaatatatcaaatgaaatgtaagaacaaaatattaaaaacaccaagattttaacgaggttcctcaacaatTAGtttaactggagtacgtcctcggagcagtaggagctcacccaataatccacactatcaaccaaatgagagtttacaaagtgttggcaagaTCACAAGccaaaaccccaatacaaccaatagctctcacacaccaaagaaacaaatacagagaaatataatgaataatgtcctctctatacaaagctcaaagctattacaacaataaAACTTTGATGGAGAGAGAACTAAACAATGAGATGGcacactttcttcttctctccaaaATGGAGCTACTGAAAAAACTAATATGTGCTTTCTATTTTTTGCTACTATGTGGATGCCCTTGCTCTCTCAAAAATGGGCTACTAAAACAAATGGTGCTCTCCCTCTTGTCTCTCACATTTAGATGCTAAGCTTCATCCTTTTGAAagcacccaaaaacaaaaccaataatAAAGCTACTTACTAACCTTTACCTATTTTTtctacaaacatcatcatgaccttttttatcttttcaacaaacataatgATGTTGTCTacctccttttatttattttatttagccAAAAGTTGTTTTGTCATTTGGCTAtaattcaacaatctccaccttggccaaatCCCGAAAATGCCATGACGagccaaccaacacaatcaACACAAAGATtactcccaaacactagcaagagaacaactcatgcccgagccaaatgctccaaaactcctactgctcaatGCCTTCTTTGTATAGGTAAAATGTGAGCCAACTTCAAgcaatgaacaaacttggctacaccaacaaccttagtcaacatatcagcggggttgtctttagttggaatcttctggagaataaTCTCTCCTTCACCAATGACTTCACGcacaaagtgataacgcacatctatgtgcttggtcctcgcatgatgaacctgatacttagccaaataaatggtactctgactatcacaatgtacctccacctgcttctgatcaacccccaaatctctaatcagcccatgtatccaaatggtcTCCTTTATACCTTCAACAACTGacatatattcagcctctgaagtagacaaggcaacagacgattgcaaaatggacctccaacaaactagCCCTTTAGctatagtaaacacatagcctgtagtagacttccttccatcaagatcacctgcataatctgaatcaacataaccaactgtaAAATGACCAATATTAGAGTCATCtatctcaaagcataaaccaatatctcgagtaccatgcagatacctcaatatccacttagctgcttgtcaatgctctttacctggattatgcatatatcgactcaccatgccaactgcatgagcaatatctggtctagagcataccattgcatacatcaaactactatccaaatttgcatatagtatatttttatttgcagcttctctttatcagtttCAGGACtttgtagagaactcaatttaaaatgaggagccaaaggggtactaaccggtttggttaaatcatgaactccaaaattccgaatcaacttctcaaggtattgtctttgattcaaactgaccaaaaCCCTTCTttctatctctagtgatctccatgccaaggatcttcttcgcttcaccaagatccttcatctcaaactcgttcttcatttgcttcttcaatttcttaatctcttCGACATTTTTTGAGGCAattaacatatcatcaacatatatcaacaaataaatgaaagacccatcttgcaacttcgtgaagtacacacaatgatcatattgacttctagaataattttggcctctcataaatttatcaaacctcaaataccattgccttggaaattgcttcaagccataaagtgatttcttcaatttgcaaaacaaattctccttccctttcactgTGTACCCATCtggttgacacatatagatctcttcattcaaatcaccatgtaggaaagacgtcttcacatcaagttgcacaagctcaagatatactgtgcaacaagagctaacataatgcgaattgaggagtgcttcacaaccggagaaaagatttcgttgtagtcaatgccctccttttgtgcataccctttagcaactaatcttgctttgaatctcacattgcttttctcatcagcacattccttcttggcatacacccatttgcaaccgatagctttcttacccttaggcaatttagcaAACTCcaaagtcttgttcttcaagagagaattcatctcatcacccatggtATTGCAccatttctccttttcttcactctcaatggcttcctcaaaattggatggaatctcatcaatgataataggaagagtaaaagcaacatagtcactataccgagttggcttggtaatttgtctctttcctcttttcttgGCAATATACTCTTCAGGTGAAACTTGCTCTTTAACTTGAATAgaatctgttgatgcacaaaatcggaaggtcttggaacaatgtaaatccgaccgtgaatcatgCAAACGCCCAAGAACataaagatgtatcgtggttcaccgcAATGTttgagctacgtccacactgatgttgattgtatttctctgtaactatatgtatggattacaagctcAAGGGGAGTCCCCCTGAGGAAGAGAGTGTTTGAAAGAGTTTCTATGTGAGCTTTGTGGCTTGTATGTTTTGGGGGTATCCCCGAGTCTCCTTTGTGAGGGGGGAAGAGTccacttttatagaataagggctcctccttttacataattataggctgggtaatgaggcccaaaTGTTGAGGCCCAATGTGTCAAAGTCTGAGGCCCaatatgtgtggtaccaacagtagtcccccaagtcttcagtcaaaaaagtcttttggctggagac of Malus sylvestris chromosome 6, drMalSylv7.2, whole genome shotgun sequence contains these proteins:
- the LOC126625221 gene encoding protein NLP5-like isoform X2 — translated: MSFGTYKLGDNPESEASAMDDGVLSPATMLGAQPDSATDLDFMDELFLEGCWLETTYGPEFPNQSLPSTAAPLNPSFFWHTLETNGNMAMNTSHNSNQEEMQRPFLKQLVEGPVNPQSPREDMIKDAVAYSGQSVDPTIEGREFSRRWWIGPTGNEGFASSVTERLMRALVNIGEVMRNKDVLVQVWVPVNRGGRRVLTMNELFYLDSSCSRLAKYRDISANYQFATGEDSTEMVMGLPGRVFSGMIPEWTPDVRYFRHDEYPRVGHAQQYNVSGTLALPIFEQGSRTCLGVIEVVTTDQKIKYQPDIDSVCKALEAVDLRSSRNLSTQNVKGCDKPFHAALPEIQEVLRSACETHKLPLAQTWMSCIQQGKDGCRHTDDNYVHCVSTVEHACHVADPCIQSFHEACSEHHLLRGQGIVGRAFMTNQPCFSDDITSFVKTEYPLSHHARMFDLHAAVAIRLRSIDTGSTDFVLEFFLPVECRDPEEQEKMLTSLSLVMQQTCRSLRVVTDKEVEEETNFHVSEVIARSDPGPSNISCFTEVQQNGKDVSMFPNQKPRKVLSVKLSKLRQHQEDSNLKGGVECGQEFSALGEGSFSSVGVSKTREKRRTKAEKDINFEVLRKYFSGSLKDAAKSIGGKNFF
- the LOC126625221 gene encoding protein NLP5-like isoform X1 translates to MSFGTYKLGDNPESEASAMDDGVLSPATMLGAQPDSATDLDFMDELFLEGCWLETTYGPEFPNQSLPSTAAPLNPSFFWHTLETNGNMAMNTSHNSNQEEMQRPFLKQLVEGPVNPQSPREDMIKDAVAYSGQSVDPTIEGREFSRRWWIGPTGNEGFASSVTERLMRALVNIGEVMRNKDVLVQVWVPVNRGGRRVLTMNELFYLDSSCSRLAKYRDISANYQFATGEDSTEMVMGLPGRVFSGMIPEWTPDVRYFRHDEYPRVGHAQQYNVSGTLALPIFEQGSRTCLGVIEVVTTDQKIKYQPDIDSVCKALEAVDLRSSRNLSTQNVKQGCDKPFHAALPEIQEVLRSACETHKLPLAQTWMSCIQQGKDGCRHTDDNYVHCVSTVEHACHVADPCIQSFHEACSEHHLLRGQGIVGRAFMTNQPCFSDDITSFVKTEYPLSHHARMFDLHAAVAIRLRSIDTGSTDFVLEFFLPVECRDPEEQEKMLTSLSLVMQQTCRSLRVVTDKEVEEETNFHVSEVIARSDPGPSNISCFTEVQQNGKDVSMFPNQKPRKVLSVKLSKLRQHQEDSNLKGGVECGQEFSALGEGSFSSVGVSKTREKRRTKAEKDINFEVLRKYFSGSLKDAAKSIGGKNFF